In Aquimarina sp. TRL1, a single window of DNA contains:
- a CDS encoding DUF4159 domain-containing protein — MTKLTALFIVFLCSFLSFGQDIAILQYKGGGDWYSNPTALPNLITFCNRQIQTTIASKPKTVKPESVDIFQYPYLHMTGHGNVFFSENDAENLRKYLLSGGFLHIDDNYGMNPYIRKELVKVFPDKELVEIPNTHPIFSTVYTFPKGLPKIHEHDGKRPQAFGIIHENRLILLFTYESDLGDGWENPEIHNDPEEVRLKALQMGANIIKYAFEN, encoded by the coding sequence ATGACTAAACTTACAGCTCTTTTTATTGTTTTTTTATGTTCGTTTCTTTCTTTTGGTCAGGATATTGCCATATTACAATACAAAGGAGGTGGAGACTGGTATAGCAATCCTACTGCTTTACCTAATCTAATTACTTTTTGTAACAGACAGATACAAACAACCATTGCCTCTAAGCCTAAAACTGTAAAACCGGAGAGTGTTGATATTTTTCAGTACCCCTATTTACATATGACAGGACATGGTAATGTTTTCTTTTCAGAAAATGATGCTGAAAACCTTAGAAAATATTTACTCAGTGGTGGTTTTTTACATATTGACGATAACTACGGGATGAATCCATACATCCGAAAAGAATTAGTCAAGGTATTCCCAGATAAGGAATTGGTAGAGATTCCTAATACACATCCTATATTCTCTACCGTTTATACCTTCCCGAAAGGACTCCCTAAAATTCATGAACACGATGGAAAACGACCGCAGGCATTCGGAATTATACATGAAAATCGATTAATTCTCTTATTTACTTACGAGAGTGATCTGGGAGATGGCTGGGAAAATCCGGAGATTCATAATGACCCAGAGGAAGTACGGTTAAAAGCCCTACAAATGGGCGCTAATATCATTAAATATGCTTTTGAAAACTAA
- a CDS encoding 16S rRNA (uracil(1498)-N(3))-methyltransferase → MQLFFSADILASSTYTFSREESKHITKVLRKKEGDILQITNGKGSLFTGEITFCTPNKCVVQISEETKYPSKPYRLHLAVAPTKMNDRYEWFLEKATEIGIDEITPIICDHSERKVIKAERFERIIQSAMKQSLQMHLPTLNPAISLTDFITRSKDEDQLFIAHCEETNKQSLKDTLKSGKNTLILIGPEGDFSPREIDLALTNNFTPITLGETRLRTETAAIVATHTVSFLNLL, encoded by the coding sequence ATGCAATTATTTTTTAGTGCAGATATTTTAGCTTCTTCGACATACACTTTTTCTAGAGAAGAAAGCAAACATATTACCAAAGTCTTGCGAAAAAAAGAAGGAGATATATTACAAATCACTAATGGAAAAGGATCTTTATTTACCGGAGAAATCACTTTCTGTACTCCCAATAAATGTGTTGTTCAGATTTCTGAAGAAACAAAATATCCTTCAAAACCCTATCGATTACACCTGGCTGTAGCCCCTACAAAAATGAACGATCGCTATGAATGGTTTTTAGAAAAAGCTACTGAAATTGGTATTGATGAAATCACCCCTATTATTTGTGATCACAGTGAAAGAAAAGTGATCAAGGCTGAACGATTTGAACGCATTATTCAGAGTGCTATGAAACAATCCCTACAGATGCATCTTCCTACATTAAATCCTGCAATTTCACTTACTGATTTTATAACCCGTTCTAAAGATGAAGATCAATTATTTATTGCTCATTGCGAGGAAACGAATAAACAATCTTTAAAAGATACCTTAAAATCCGGTAAAAACACTTTAATACTTATTGGTCCGGAAGGAGATTTCTCTCCCAGAGAGATTGACCTTGCGCTTACAAATAACTTTACTCCTATTACACTCGGTGAAACACGATTGCGAACTGAAACTGCTGCCATTGTGGCTACTCATACAGTTTCATTCCTGAACCTATTGTAA
- a CDS encoding TfoX/Sxy family protein produces MSYNEHLATRIRTALSIFPEEFSEKKMFGGLAFLYKGKMTLGIIKEELAVRVLADKMEKQLSLPFVRPMDFTKRPMKEFVYVAKEGFITEMQLQEWIELGLEHAKSKL; encoded by the coding sequence ATGAGCTACAACGAACATTTAGCAACTCGCATTCGAACTGCCTTATCTATATTCCCTGAAGAATTCAGTGAGAAGAAAATGTTTGGAGGACTCGCTTTTTTATACAAAGGAAAAATGACTCTGGGAATTATTAAAGAAGAGCTCGCTGTGAGGGTTTTAGCTGATAAAATGGAAAAACAACTATCTCTTCCATTCGTAAGACCAATGGACTTTACTAAACGACCTATGAAAGAATTTGTTTATGTCGCTAAAGAAGGGTTCATTACAGAAATGCAACTTCAGGAATGGATTGAATTGGGATTAGAACATGCCAAAAGCAAACTGTAA
- a CDS encoding TrmH family RNA methyltransferase produces MNSQLQHHRAETTFIKKRFPIVLVCDAVNSPANIGSLFRIADSFGIEKIYFCGEDITIISKRMQRTARSTHEYIAYEQADTITEVIDTLLEQAYTILSLEITENSIPVQTCSIQKNQKIALVIGEENMGVSPSVLNISDSSIHINMYGNNSSMNVATATAIALHEITKKLMPEK; encoded by the coding sequence ATGAATTCTCAGCTACAACACCATCGTGCAGAAACTACCTTCATCAAAAAAAGATTTCCAATTGTTCTTGTTTGTGATGCCGTAAATTCTCCAGCTAATATTGGAAGTTTATTCAGAATTGCAGATAGTTTTGGTATCGAAAAAATATATTTCTGTGGAGAAGATATTACTATTATCAGTAAACGGATGCAACGAACAGCCAGATCCACCCATGAATATATAGCATATGAACAAGCAGATACTATCACAGAAGTTATTGATACCTTATTAGAACAGGCATATACGATTTTATCCTTAGAAATTACAGAAAACAGCATCCCTGTTCAAACCTGCTCTATCCAAAAAAATCAAAAAATTGCGTTAGTGATCGGAGAGGAAAACATGGGAGTATCTCCAAGCGTACTCAATATCTCTGATAGCAGTATTCATATCAACATGTATGGTAATAACAGTAGTATGAATGTAGCAACTGCCACAGCAATTGCCCTTCATGAAATTACTAAAAAACTGATGCCTGAAAAATAA
- a CDS encoding rhodanese-like domain-containing protein — protein MKEQIKYYQDKLAYEIDAADLFLAIENKDNIIIIDTRKASGYTQEHLPNSINIPHAEMNEITTRHLDKKTTYICYCDGIGCNASTKGALKMAQLGFAVKELLGGIEWWKFDGYATEGTRKQEGTTIHCTC, from the coding sequence ATGAAAGAACAAATTAAATACTATCAGGACAAACTTGCATATGAAATAGATGCTGCTGATTTATTTCTCGCTATTGAGAATAAAGATAATATAATCATCATTGATACTCGAAAGGCTTCTGGTTACACTCAGGAACACCTCCCTAATTCTATTAATATTCCTCATGCAGAAATGAATGAAATAACAACGCGCCATCTGGATAAAAAAACAACTTACATTTGCTATTGTGATGGAATTGGGTGTAATGCCTCTACAAAAGGGGCTTTAAAAATGGCACAATTAGGTTTTGCTGTAAAAGAACTTCTGGGAGGTATAGAATGGTGGAAATTTGACGGATATGCTACAGAAGGCACCCGAAAACAGGAAGGAACAACAATCCATTGCACATGCTAA
- a CDS encoding thioredoxin family protein, which produces MYIKKLLICIGSIVLMGYQSVAQEEKPFVLLELFTSQGCSSCPPADDLLKQITKVYKNENVYALSYHVDYWNRLGWKDPFSKEVYTDYQREYAYEWNSRSVYTPQLVVNGTMHFVGSDSKKAEQSIAQFLSRKPDTGIDLKVTKLSDEEIKVTYSTVNTTDKDKIAIVLVVENRTTTVVRGENRNRTLENSNIVAYKKTTSELEGECIIVIPDWVTTKDKLAIVGFTQNPKLKITAATREQLQ; this is translated from the coding sequence ATGTATATAAAGAAGTTGTTGATTTGTATAGGAAGTATTGTTTTGATGGGTTATCAAAGTGTTGCACAGGAAGAAAAACCATTTGTTTTGTTAGAGTTATTCACTTCTCAGGGGTGTAGTAGCTGTCCCCCTGCAGATGACCTGCTTAAACAAATAACCAAAGTCTACAAAAATGAAAATGTATACGCATTATCATATCATGTAGATTATTGGAATCGATTGGGGTGGAAAGACCCTTTTAGTAAAGAAGTGTATACTGATTATCAACGGGAATATGCATATGAATGGAATAGTCGATCCGTGTATACTCCGCAATTGGTTGTCAATGGAACAATGCATTTTGTCGGGTCTGATAGTAAAAAGGCAGAACAGTCTATAGCACAATTTTTATCCAGAAAACCGGATACTGGGATAGACTTAAAAGTTACAAAGTTATCAGATGAGGAAATTAAAGTTACTTATTCTACAGTTAATACTACTGATAAAGATAAAATAGCTATCGTATTAGTGGTAGAAAATAGAACAACAACTGTAGTTCGCGGAGAAAACAGAAATAGAACATTGGAAAACAGCAATATTGTAGCTTATAAAAAAACAACTTCAGAGTTAGAAGGAGAATGTATAATAGTGATTCCAGATTGGGTGACAACAAAAGATAAACTGGCTATTGTCGGGTTTACTCAGAATCCGAAGCTGAAGATTACTGCTGCTACCAGAGAACAATTACAATAG